A region of Streptomyces cinnamoneus DNA encodes the following proteins:
- the dnaJ gene encoding molecular chaperone DnaJ, translating into MATDYYAVLGVRRDASQDEIKKAFRRLARELHPDVNPDPKTQERFKEINAAYEVLSDPQKKQVYDLGGDPLSASGGAGAGAGFGAGFGNFSDIMDAFFGQTSQRGPRSRTRRGQDAMIRLEVSLNEAAFGTTKDIQVDTAVVCTTCSGEGAAPGTSAQTCDMCRGRGEVSQVTRSFLGQVMTSRPCPQCQGFGTVVPTPCPECAGDGRVRSRRTLTVKIPAGVDNGTRIQLAGEGEVGPGGGPPGDLYVEIHESKHPVFQRRGDDLHCTVTIPMTAAALGTKVPLETLDGVEEIDIRPGTQSGQSIPLHQRGVTHLRGGGRGDLVVHVEVTTPAKLDPQQEDLLRQLAKLRGEERPMGEFKPGQQGLFSRLKDAFNGR; encoded by the coding sequence GTGGCCACGGACTACTACGCGGTCCTGGGCGTACGGCGTGATGCCTCGCAGGACGAGATCAAGAAGGCCTTCCGCCGTCTCGCGCGCGAGCTGCACCCGGATGTGAACCCGGACCCCAAGACGCAGGAGCGGTTCAAGGAGATCAACGCCGCTTACGAGGTGCTCTCCGACCCGCAGAAGAAGCAGGTCTACGACCTCGGTGGCGACCCCCTCTCCGCCTCGGGCGGCGCGGGCGCCGGCGCCGGCTTCGGTGCCGGTTTCGGCAACTTCTCCGACATCATGGACGCGTTCTTCGGCCAGACGTCGCAGCGCGGGCCCCGCTCGCGCACGCGCCGCGGCCAGGACGCCATGATCCGGCTCGAAGTCAGCCTCAACGAGGCCGCCTTCGGCACCACCAAGGACATCCAGGTCGACACGGCCGTCGTCTGCACCACGTGCAGCGGCGAGGGGGCGGCCCCCGGCACCTCCGCGCAGACCTGTGACATGTGCCGCGGCCGCGGCGAGGTCTCCCAGGTCACGAGGTCCTTCCTCGGCCAGGTCATGACCTCCCGCCCGTGCCCCCAGTGCCAGGGCTTCGGCACGGTCGTGCCGACCCCGTGCCCGGAGTGCGCCGGCGACGGCCGCGTCCGTTCGCGCCGCACCCTGACCGTCAAGATCCCCGCCGGTGTCGACAACGGCACCCGCATCCAGCTGGCGGGCGAGGGCGAGGTCGGCCCGGGCGGCGGTCCCCCCGGCGACCTGTACGTGGAGATCCACGAATCCAAGCACCCGGTCTTCCAGCGCCGCGGCGACGACCTGCACTGCACCGTCACCATCCCGATGACGGCGGCGGCGCTGGGCACCAAGGTTCCCCTGGAGACCCTGGACGGCGTCGAGGAGATCGACATCCGCCCGGGCACCCAGTCCGGCCAGTCCATCCCGCTCCACCAGCGCGGCGTCACCCACCTGCGCGGCGGCGGCCGGGGTGACCTCGTCGTGCACGTCGAGGTGACGACTCCGGCCAAGCTGGACCCGCAGCAGGAGGACCTGCTGCGCCAGCTCGCGAAGCTGCGCGGCGAGGAGCGCCCGATGGGCGAGTTCAAGCCGGGCCAGCAGGGCCTGTTCTCGCGGCTGAAGGACGCCTTCAACGGTCGCTGA
- a CDS encoding nitronate monooxygenase, whose amino-acid sequence MAPLTGLFEHPIVQAPMAGASSPVLAAAVSDAGGLGFLAAGYRTPAAMREQITRLRALTARPFGVNLFMPQPPVTDPAAVDAYAGRLADESARYATPLGDWDQSTDDAYDAKLAVLLDDPVPVVSFHFGCPDRDVLHALAAAGTVTMVTATSATEALAAQEAGAAAVCVQGVEAGGHQGTHRDDPRADGTGRGLLELLAEVRASVTIPLVAAGGLMRGDHIATALAAGACAAQLGTAFLPCPESDANPLHKRALTDPAFARTELTRAFTGRPARGLVNRFIREHGPAAPAAYPQLHHLTSGLRKAAAAAGDPQAMALWAGEGHRLARALPAGELVAVLAAELDRARKSSS is encoded by the coding sequence ATGGCTCCGTTGACCGGACTCTTCGAGCACCCGATCGTGCAGGCCCCCATGGCCGGCGCCTCCTCACCCGTCCTCGCCGCGGCCGTCAGCGACGCCGGCGGCCTCGGATTCCTCGCCGCCGGATACCGGACCCCGGCCGCGATGCGGGAGCAGATCACCCGGCTCCGCGCCCTGACGGCCCGCCCCTTCGGCGTCAACCTGTTCATGCCGCAGCCACCCGTCACCGACCCGGCCGCCGTCGACGCCTACGCCGGGCGGCTGGCGGACGAGTCCGCGCGGTACGCGACGCCGCTGGGCGACTGGGACCAGAGCACCGACGACGCGTACGACGCCAAGCTCGCTGTCCTCCTCGACGACCCCGTCCCGGTCGTCTCCTTCCACTTCGGCTGCCCCGACCGCGACGTCCTCCACGCGCTGGCCGCGGCCGGCACCGTCACGATGGTGACCGCGACCTCGGCCACCGAGGCGCTCGCCGCGCAGGAGGCCGGCGCGGCCGCCGTGTGCGTCCAGGGCGTGGAGGCCGGCGGGCACCAGGGCACGCACCGCGACGACCCGCGGGCGGACGGCACCGGCCGGGGCCTCCTGGAGCTCCTCGCCGAGGTCCGCGCCAGTGTGACGATCCCGCTCGTCGCCGCCGGCGGCCTGATGCGCGGCGACCACATAGCGACCGCCCTCGCGGCGGGCGCCTGCGCGGCGCAGCTCGGCACGGCCTTCCTGCCCTGCCCGGAGTCGGACGCGAACCCGCTCCACAAACGGGCCCTGACCGACCCCGCGTTCGCCCGCACGGAACTGACCCGGGCCTTCACCGGCCGCCCGGCACGCGGCCTGGTGAACCGGTTCATCCGTGAGCACGGCCCGGCTGCCCCGGCGGCGTACCCCCAGCTCCACCACCTGACGTCCGGCCTCCGCAAGGCGGCCGCCGCGGCCGGCGACCCGCAGGCCATGGCCCTGTGGGCGGGCGAGGGCCACCGCCTGGCGCGGGCGCTTCCGGCCGGGGAACTGGTGGCGGTGCTGGCCGCCGAGCTGGACAGGGCGCGGAAGTCGTCGAGTTGA